The following proteins are co-located in the Spinactinospora alkalitolerans genome:
- a CDS encoding benzoate/H(+) symporter BenE family transporter, with protein MSSWIFGVFFCNGILTIVASWYFRTPLAFFWTIPGTVVVGDALTTLRWSEVLGALLVTGVLILVLGLSGWVRRFMSVLPMPIVMAMVTGIFLDFGLGLVDAIGAHPAVAAPMAAAFVLLGCRERIAAWIPPVLGALLVGVVAVALTGGLEDRPGTTALLAAPQLQAPEFTLRALTELVVPVAITVLVVQNGQGIAVLRAKGHHPPVNASAIACGVWSIGVAAIGAVPTCLTGPTNALLVASGERRRHYTAALFLGVLSLGVGLFASVFVDLMLAAPTAFVAALGGVAMLRPLQHAFVSGFGSRHTLGALVCFLVTVADVQLLNIGAPFWGIVAGTAVSRLLERHDFEADA; from the coding sequence ATGTCGTCCTGGATCTTCGGCGTGTTCTTCTGCAACGGCATCCTGACCATCGTGGCCAGTTGGTACTTCCGCACCCCGCTGGCGTTCTTCTGGACCATCCCGGGAACCGTGGTGGTCGGCGACGCGCTGACCACCCTGCGATGGAGCGAGGTCCTCGGGGCCCTCTTGGTCACCGGTGTCCTGATCCTGGTGCTGGGACTCAGCGGCTGGGTGCGGCGTTTCATGAGCGTACTGCCCATGCCGATCGTCATGGCCATGGTGACCGGGATCTTCCTCGACTTCGGGCTCGGGCTCGTCGACGCGATCGGGGCGCATCCCGCCGTGGCCGCGCCGATGGCGGCGGCCTTCGTCCTGCTGGGATGCCGTGAACGAATCGCCGCCTGGATCCCCCCGGTCCTCGGCGCGCTACTGGTCGGTGTGGTCGCCGTGGCGCTCACCGGTGGACTGGAGGACAGACCCGGCACGACCGCCCTGCTGGCGGCGCCGCAGCTCCAGGCGCCCGAGTTCACCCTGCGAGCGCTCACCGAACTGGTGGTCCCCGTGGCCATCACCGTTCTGGTCGTGCAGAACGGCCAGGGCATCGCCGTGCTACGGGCCAAGGGACACCATCCGCCGGTGAACGCCTCGGCGATCGCCTGCGGAGTCTGGTCGATCGGTGTCGCCGCCATCGGCGCCGTGCCCACATGCCTCACCGGTCCCACCAACGCCCTGCTCGTCGCCTCCGGTGAACGCCGGCGCCACTACACGGCCGCACTCTTCCTCGGCGTGCTCTCCCTCGGTGTCGGGCTCTTCGCCTCCGTCTTCGTCGACCTCATGCTTGCGGCACCGACGGCGTTTGTCGCGGCGCTCGGCGGCGTGGCGATGCTCCGCCCGCTGCAGCACGCGTTCGTGTCCGGTTTCGGTTCCCGCCACACCCTCGGGGCACTGGTCTGCTTCCTGGTGACCGTCGCCGATGTGCAACTGCTCAACATCGGCGCCCCCTTCTGGGGCATCGTCGCGGGAACGGCGGTCTCCCGGCTCCTTGAGCGGCACGACTTCGAGGCGGATGCGTGA